tcaaggtcacgaattccaccggcaaatacctcatgacagttgatcagatattggctctttacactgaagctgccaagcggggatgagtcactacgaaggaatgttctgaaggaccatttaaatgcaaaggttgcacaccacttctgccatgcaaaagattgaagcagaaggttcaacggtgggctgaaacagatcactacagcacgacacctttccataccacattcattattccgtcaacagcaaaagtatcccatatcatcaaggtcgaacgtactctagatttgatggacttgttttgacccttaaatttttgagtcggccttatactctgaagggcaccagaaaaccctccagcacagttcaagaataagcctgtggaaagttacttcttcaaaagcaaaagtatctcatatcatctcttatccatttgcttctccttatcctggcagttgaatgagagacaaggagaaggagaacaatcaaccggaagccgaagtcaaacctctgatcctgggttgcttacttggaagtttgactgcttaccttgtctgtcacctctttcggcagatctcctagctcggcgacttgggggactcctactatagggtttgtatcacacttgactaagcccgaaactacaactaagcttcaagtgaaattgatacattaccttgtgcgtcaacatcagctaagtacaccattcccggatggaggaaaggtacttccagagaagggcatatgaagatcagaccacacttcggtacttagaagtttcgtgattactcaagggattggatcttgcaagtccccaaccgaggagtttccctcactcgggaacttaggggagcactgtttgtaccatacttgaccaatcccgaaactaccgagcaccggccaacgctatactgtcaaggacccagaagagttcccctctaaccaggaggccaatcactactcgacacatgtcaagattagaagccaatcagagcgcagcacgtgtcgacatcaagaaccaatcataacatgacacatgtcaatgtgacaaagctacaagtttttctataaataggggtcattcccccacaatattgcctaatgccattttgtgttaaatcattcacaagaactcactaaattgagagcttgatcctttgtacttgtgtaagcccttcactactaataagaactcctctactccgtggacgtagccaatctgggtgaaccacgtacatcctgtgtttgcttctctgtctctattcatttacgtacttatcctcactagtgactgaagcaaccaagcaaccaagcgaatgtcacaaaacctgacactttctgttgtaccaaagtcttcgctgattttgtgcatcaacaacatgaAACCACAAGGGTTTGTTGATGCATCACATCCCACTCATGTGTGCAAATTAATCAAGTCCctatatggattgaaacaagctCCAAGGGCGTAGAATTCGAAGTTCACATGTTACTTGACTGCCATGAATTTTCAGACTTCAACCTCTGATACAAGTTTGTTTATCAAGAAGGATGATGGGGATATTGTTATTCTTCTACTTTATGTTGACGATATCATATTAACAGGTTCAAATTCTATCAAGATCCAAAAGATGATTGATGAGTTATATGAGGTCTTTGAACTTAAGGATATGGGACAGTTAACATATTTTATGGGATTGTAGATCTTGTATAAGAATAATGGGGATATTTTTGTGAATTAATCCAAGTATATAAAAGATGTGATCCATAAGGCAGGTATGGACATATGTAAACCTGCAACTACTCCATGCAAACCTCATGATCAAATGTTATTTTCTGAAGGTTTTTTAATGTCAGATCCATCGCTTTATAGGAGTATTGTAGGATTGTTGTAGTATTTGACATTTACTAGGCCCGATATTGCATATGTTGTTAATACTGTATGTCAGTTCATGAATTCTCCTACAGAAATGCATTATGCAACAGTGAAACAAATACTAAGATATCTTCATGGTACACTGCACcatgggatattatattcagctGATCAAATAAAGACAAAGACAATCACTGCTTTTTCAGATGCTGATCTCAACACTCGAAGGTCAATCACAGGCTATGTAGTGTATATGGGCAACAATCCAGTGTCTTGGCAATCAAAGAAACAATGTTCAGTATCAAGAAGCtcaacagaggctgaatataagGCTCTTGCTCACACCGCAACTGATGTTGCTTGGATAAGGGGAATACTAAAGGATTTACAAGTGTTTTTGCCTTCACCTCCCATAATTCATTATGATAATATGTCAGTCATTGCCCTTACTGCAAATCTTGTATTTCATTCTCGTATAAAACATCTTGATACCGACTTTCACTTTGTGAGAGAATGTGTTCAACAAAGAGATCTGGAAGTGGTTTACATtccaattgaagatcaaattgcTGATGTTCTTACAAAAGGTCTTCACAGTCCGTCCTTTCTTCGACATTCTTACAATCTTAGGTTGAGTACCCCAGCCACGATTGAGGGGGAATGTTGAGTGTCATAAATCAATGGTTAGATGGACTGTCAACTCATTACAACATTCAAGGGTTAGATGGACTGCCAAGTCAGCTTATATTAGTTAATTAGTTACATGAATAGCTTACTAGCTAAGATTGTATTTCGTGTATAAATAGCTGATTAACATATATTGTAATGTAGTAAACAAATCAATACAGATTCTCTCTtcattctttctctttctctttcttcctatctttctctctttgATCTCTGAATCTTTCTGTGAGTTCTTCGAAGGCATTATTAGTGGTTTGTTATCACCTTTAACGAGAAATTACCAACAATTTGATGAGAATACTCTCTTATTCGCTTACGAAAAGAAAGTATATAGATATAGTCATGACGCAGTTATCaaaatttctttaatttttatctCATTTATGGTTCAGAAGTAAACTTTAATTCTATCCTCGAAATggttaattaatttgattttatGTTCTAAATGtcattaaacaacaaaaatactggttaaactaataattataattgatcactctgctaaaaaaaaaaagtaaaatatattTGGCACATGCTCCATGCACATCCTGTTGGAAACAGCAACGTGCACTTTCCGTggacaaaacaaaaacccagaaaatgaAGTCCAAGCATTCCTTAATTTAATCAATCTGAAAGACCTCTGGAGAAACATCAAGCTCTGTCTCCCTTTGACGTTTTCCTCATTGAGCTCCCCCTAACTCCAATGGACTTTTCTCGCTCCCTGAGACTCCAAACTCTCGAGCTTCCTCTCAGATTCCAAACCCCAATCGACCACCTCCACCAAAACCCCACATTCTCCGTCCCCGGAGGAGCTCGCGGCCGGATTGTTTCAGCCTTGAGAAGGCCACCCATTGAAGGTTTGAGCGAGGAGCTGAACTCGATCGCCAGGCAGAACCTCGACTTTGCCCGCACTCGCCGGCAGGTTCGATCCGCTTTCGTTGAAGTTCAGGAACAGCTCGATCATGTCCTGTTTAAGGTTGGTTTCTTTCGATTTTACTTATGATtaacatttttgtttcttttcatcGTCAATCATCTAATTGTTCGTACTTTTGGTTTGGTGGGCAGTTTCCAACTGGGATCAGAACAGATGAGGTAAAGTTATAATTTTGCTCATCTCAAACTATTATGTTCTGTTTGGTTTCTGAGAAAATATAAGTAGGGCTGGTTAATGATACTTAAATGATTTCCGCACACCGTTTCTTTGGTTATGCACCCTGTTTATTTATGTTGAGTGTACGGGGAAGAAAAGAGGTTTGCGGAAATCACTTTTCGTGATGATACTGTATCTCTAGTATTTTTTACTGTTAATTGGGTTTGTAGTGGTACGAAAGGAATTCGAGGGCGGTGGAGATTTTCTGTAAAAGCTGGATGCCGAAACAAGGTGTTCGAATTAAAGGTGTAATGTGTTTTTGTCACGGATATGGTGATACTTGCGTTTTCTTCTTTGAAGGTTTGTGTCATTCCTTTCAAGTATTAAGTAGTGAGTGAATGTTCTTGATTTTGGTATATTGTTATATCGTTGAGCCAAATTTTAAGGTTTTAGGACACATGATATCGGTCAAAGTTTGGATTTTTCAGGTATTGCCCGGCGAATTGCTGCAGCTGGCTACGCTGTATATGCCATGGACTATCCGGGTTTTGGTCTTTCAGAAGGATTGCATGGTTACGTCCCAAGCTTTGATCAATTAGCTGATGATGTGATCGAACAGTACACCAAGATTAAAGGTGTTGCAGTGATTAGCATCTTGATCATCAGATACTGCAACTTTGCCTTATTATCTTTTAGCGTAATTAATTGAAAAAGGTGTTGCTTTACAGATTTTGACAGGAAATAAGTATTTTCAGGGATCTTAGACTGATTAATTCTTCCTGAATTATGATTTACAGAAAGACCGGAGTTGAAAGGGTTGCCCCGCTTTATATTGGGGCAGTCCATGGGTGGTGCCGTTACTCTCAAAGTGCACCTAAAGGAACCATATGCATGGGATGGAGTAGTTCTTGTGGCACCAATGTGTAAAGTACGTTAATTGTTGCTCCAGTATAGACATTTGCGGCACTAAAACAAAGATTCATTCATTTCAACTTCAAATTTCTTGTAGTTTGGTAGAATTTAAATGTTTCCATGTTAGAGAAAAAGTTTGAGTCTCTTTGTTAAGAATTTCCTTGTGATGACTGTTTTTACAAATTGAGGATGTCCATGCTATTTCTggggaaaaaagaaaattagaggACATTATTTCAAAAGACCCTGAATCTTAACATCTTCAACTATAATTTTGCACTTGTAGACTTTCTTAATAAGTTTGATTCCATCGTTGCTTTTCCATCCTGAAAATTTTGTTGACCTTGAGTTGATGAAAGATTGCAGAAGACGTAACACCTCCAGCAGCAGCTCTGAAGATATTAACTCTCATGTCAAAAGTTATGCCGAAAGCAAAGCTTGTCCCACAGAAAGATTTAGCGGAGCTGGCCTTCAGAGACCTTCGGAAACGGGAAATGGTTTGTCATTCATTTCCTCTACAAACATGAATGCACTTGTATGAAAAATCTGATGGACATGGATTGGTCCAATAGCGAAATATCTGTATCTGCTTTCAGAGGATACAAATTTAAGTATTGAAGATAACCGAGTCAATGTTTTGCTTGTCCTTTATCAGGCTGTCTACAATGTGATATGCTACAACGACAATGTGCGGTTGAAGACTGCTGTGGAACTGCTACAAGCTACTAAGGATATTGAGATGCAACTCGAGAAGGTCAGTTTCAGCTGTATATTGTGTCTGATGTGCATCCATTCTTACATATTGCCACTGCACGCGTTTAATGTTATGTCCCGTACTAACAAAATTGGAGATGTGTCAGGTATCAGCGCCACTCCTAGTTCTTCATGGAGCTGCAGACAAGGTGACTGATCCTCGGGTGAGCCAGTTTCTTTATGAGAAGGCCTCTAGCAAGGATAAAACCCTAAAACTCTACCCGGAAGGTTATCATTCCATTCTCGAAGGAGAACCCGATGACAGAATTCTTACCGTCCTTGACGATATTGTCACTTGGCTGGATTCCCGCGTTCCCCTACATAGCTTTTCTCTCTGAATCTATGTACTCTACCATTTGATctattgcttttgttttttctttttacgcATTCTGGTGAAGAAACTGCATAACTTAAGTTATCTAAATTTAAACGTTACGTGATCGTAAGTTCATTCGTTGTATCACAGATTCATCATCTTTGCAAGTTGTCTCAAATTGTTTGAAATAGAACAATCAGCGTGTAGAATCTTACCATGCTGGGGTTTGAAAAagatgctctctctctctctctcttagatAACAACCTTAAACCCTTTCCTTCCCCAATCGCCGACCCCTCCCTTTGGTTGGGGTGGGATCGATGACAACCAAAACATTTCAGCATGCTTTTCTCTTTCTCTAGccccttctttctttctctctttattttggtttttacttTTGGTTGCTGTTTCTCTGAGCTTATGTCTCAGTGCCTTCTGAGCTTTGTCTCGGTTTGCTCTAAGCTTGTCTCAAATCTGGAACTTATACCTTTTCCTTCACCAAAATTCGTCGTCACCGCGAGTTCTCATCGACATAAGCCTGCTACTCAGCCCATCGGGTGCCTCCTTGAGGGGTCTCCTCCGGCAGCACACTTTAGTGGTTGGTGGCTTTTAACGTGCGATTTGCACTATTTGGTAGGAATATAGGAGCGCTCACAGTGCGGATAGCTTGGCTACTTCCGTTCATCCATTTGTTTCGTTGGTTCTTCATCAAAGTGGTAGCGTCTTTGCGATGGTGGTGTGGCTAACGTGGTGGTCGTGGCTGCCTTCATTTTCTagttttaggattttatttttttttattttttttttggcatatgGCTGCCTCTGGCGGCCCATTTTATTGGAATTTCTTTATGTGGAGTTGAAGGGGGTGTATTTAATTGGAATTTTAGgggttttaattcttttaatgaatctagggtattcaatcaagattttaagtggttctctgaaattcaattcggattttaagatagtttattaaaatgtttagaaatctgggtgtattcaattagaattttaaagatttataacattccaggtgtattcaattagaattagaatttagagaatttggaaaagttgaggaattaaagggaatttgagagattttgtagtgtattttaaacaTGCGCAAATCTTACATCTCCctatgagatttcgagggaattgaatcaaaattttacatagaatctctacaaatcagttaaactctgtaaaaattcatgaatttataaatctattaaaatctcCCAAATTTCCAATTAAATACACCCCCTCCCGAAGTTGTGCTTGGCTGTTTTGGACTGAATTTTTAGGGTGTTCTTAGTTCTTACCTTGTACTAGCTCTCTTTAAAGAAAATCTACTTtaattgacccaaaaaaaaaaaaaaaaa
The nucleotide sequence above comes from Malus sylvestris chromosome 16, drMalSylv7.2, whole genome shotgun sequence. Encoded proteins:
- the LOC126607903 gene encoding caffeoylshikimate esterase-like, which produces MDFSRSLRLQTLELPLRFQTPIDHLHQNPTFSVPGGARGRIVSALRRPPIEGLSEELNSIARQNLDFARTRRQVRSAFVEVQEQLDHVLFKFPTGIRTDEWYERNSRAVEIFCKSWMPKQGVRIKGVMCFCHGYGDTCVFFFEGIARRIAAAGYAVYAMDYPGFGLSEGLHGYVPSFDQLADDVIEQYTKIKERPELKGLPRFILGQSMGGAVTLKVHLKEPYAWDGVVLVAPMCKIAEDVTPPAAALKILTLMSKVMPKAKLVPQKDLAELAFRDLRKREMAVYNVICYNDNVRLKTAVELLQATKDIEMQLEKVSAPLLVLHGAADKVTDPRVSQFLYEKASSKDKTLKLYPEGYHSILEGEPDDRILTVLDDIVTWLDSRVPLHSFSL